Proteins from one Candidatus Coatesbacteria bacterium genomic window:
- a CDS encoding flavin reductase family protein produces MPDKRCLEPRTYLFPAPCVVVSCSDGETTNLITLAWAGTVCSDPPQVGIGVRKSRHSHRLLTAGGDFVVNIPTAGQARAVDFCGVRSGREVDKWDAVGLTPGPAAEVSSPLIVEFPVNLECVTRHVYELGSHDLFIGEIVAVHVEAGLLDADDTLDPGCFEPLVYNYGGQYRSLGGLLGTAGFSVKEQ; encoded by the coding sequence ATGCCCGACAAGCGCTGCCTCGAACCCCGAACCTACCTCTTTCCCGCCCCCTGCGTGGTCGTCAGTTGCTCCGACGGCGAGACGACCAACCTGATCACCCTGGCCTGGGCCGGTACCGTCTGCTCCGATCCGCCCCAGGTGGGCATCGGCGTGCGGAAGAGCCGCCATTCCCACCGGTTGCTCACCGCCGGGGGCGACTTCGTCGTCAACATCCCCACCGCCGGGCAGGCCCGGGCCGTCGACTTCTGCGGCGTACGCTCCGGGCGCGAGGTCGACAAGTGGGACGCCGTCGGACTGACCCCCGGGCCCGCCGCCGAGGTGAGCTCCCCGCTGATCGTGGAATTCCCGGTCAACCTGGAGTGCGTCACCCGTCACGTCTACGAGCTGGGCAGCCACGACCTGTTCATCGGCGAGATCGTCGCCGTCCACGTCGAGGCCGGCCTGCTCGACGCCGACGACACACTGGATCCCGGATGTTTCGAACCCCTGGTCTACAACTACGGCGGCCAGTACCGCTCCCTGGGCGGTCTGCTGGGAACTGCCGGTTTCTCCGTCAAGGAGCAATGA
- the fetB gene encoding iron export ABC transporter permease subunit FetB: MSVIPISDWQLALAVGLVVLTGVLTALLRLGLLKSLVVGTLRTFIQLFLMGWALKYLFEWDSPWLTGALLLFMIGFATYTALQRVSGAPKRHYGLTFLSLLPGSILVTALVCGLVIQGDPWYSARVVIPIGGMIIGNSLNGISLSLDRLYSEVRSHVGEIETLLALGAGPWEAVRDRVRAALRAGMTPIINSMMAVGMVFLPGMMVGQILAGSPALTAIRYQIVVMLMLAAAVAVGSLLLVALHYRKLFTAEGALKPELARSENSG, translated from the coding sequence GTGTCGGTGATCCCGATCAGCGACTGGCAACTGGCCCTGGCCGTCGGCCTGGTAGTGCTGACCGGTGTGCTGACGGCCCTGCTGCGCCTGGGACTGCTCAAGAGCCTGGTCGTCGGCACCCTGCGCACCTTCATCCAGTTGTTCCTGATGGGCTGGGCGCTCAAGTACCTCTTCGAGTGGGACAGTCCCTGGCTGACCGGCGCGCTGTTGCTCTTCATGATCGGCTTCGCCACCTACACGGCCCTGCAGCGGGTCTCCGGCGCCCCCAAACGCCATTACGGCCTGACCTTCCTCTCCCTGCTGCCCGGTTCCATCCTGGTCACCGCCCTGGTCTGCGGCCTTGTCATCCAGGGCGATCCCTGGTACTCCGCCCGGGTGGTCATCCCCATCGGCGGGATGATCATCGGCAATTCCCTCAACGGCATCAGCCTGTCCCTGGATCGGCTCTACAGCGAGGTGCGCTCCCACGTCGGCGAGATCGAGACCCTGCTGGCCCTGGGCGCCGGACCCTGGGAGGCCGTCCGTGACCGGGTGCGCGCCGCTCTGCGCGCCGGGATGACCCCGATCATCAACTCGATGATGGCCGTGGGGATGGTCTTCCTGCCCGGGATGATGGTCGGCCAGATCCTGGCCGGCTCGCCGGCGCTGACCGCCATCCGCTATCAGATCGTCGTCATGCTGATGCTGGCCGCCGCCGTGGCCGTGGGCAGCCTGCTGTTGGTGGCCCTGCACTACCGCAAGCTGTTCACCGCCGAGGGTGCGCTCAAACCGGAGCTGGCCCGCAGCGAGAACAGCGGTTAG
- a CDS encoding ATP-binding cassette domain-containing protein, translating to MRRPTTTCCSCAASSSRRRRSMRQRGLEAHELVFPVGDDRCARVDLAVAPGEVLQIAGPSGSGKSTLLRVLARLRGRLSGELSLDGVPAAEIEPRRWRRRVGYLAQRPAAFDGSVADNLRLPFRLQIADDGYDEGRARKLLELAGLPPGLYGQDARTLSGGELQRLALVRSLLAEPEILLADEPTASVDAATATGLAAAFARWVADGGALILVIHDEGPWSALDRRVLDIGELVAPRRKDAPCR from the coding sequence ATGAGGCGACCAACCACTACCTGCTGCAGTTGCGCAGCATCTTCTAGCCGCCGGCGGAGGTCGATGCGACAACGGGGACTCGAGGCTCACGAACTGGTCTTTCCCGTCGGCGACGACCGCTGCGCCCGGGTCGATCTGGCCGTCGCACCGGGCGAGGTCTTGCAGATCGCCGGACCCTCGGGCTCGGGCAAGTCGACGCTGCTGCGCGTGCTGGCCCGGTTGCGCGGGCGGCTGAGCGGCGAGCTTTCCCTGGACGGCGTCCCCGCCGCGGAGATCGAGCCCCGGCGCTGGCGGCGCCGGGTGGGCTATCTGGCCCAGCGGCCGGCGGCCTTCGACGGCAGTGTCGCCGACAACCTGCGCCTGCCCTTCCGCCTGCAGATCGCCGACGACGGCTACGACGAGGGACGCGCCCGGAAGCTGCTCGAACTGGCCGGTCTGCCGCCGGGGCTCTACGGACAGGACGCCCGCACCCTCTCCGGCGGCGAGCTCCAACGCCTGGCCCTGGTGCGCAGCCTGCTCGCCGAACCCGAGATCTTGCTGGCCGACGAGCCGACGGCCTCCGTCGACGCCGCCACGGCGACGGGGCTGGCCGCGGCTTTCGCCCGCTGGGTCGCCGACGGCGGCGCCCTGATCCTGGTCATTCATGACGAGGGACCCTGGAGCGCCCTCGATCGCCGGGTACTCGACATCGGCGAGCTGGTCGCCCCGCGGCGGAAGGACGCCCCGTGTCGGTGA
- a CDS encoding HD domain-containing protein, with translation MDLAALLQRFAEAARVQLIVLTRAGLERIGPADLLCPSYDPSPDGPCMNALTSPKDQVADCVGGRRFITLKPRLPGLIQLIICRPAGEVEQLQTTAQLLELQLEPFTELGLELPGRNPLSANLRGFLEDLVLLRDLEDSLGSLLLPDAYFTTLLEQTRRLFAADGAVALWKMLDERIHATVGGLEPPEDLDAGEAFDALGRLPTRHTPVKEMANKHLLRFDGFFGRRYGSGVGLRLGGRVCLFYVWDNEELEPAIIHRLEVLQRRLVAFTERVYEYTGRLWAGFTTLLSVINALEARDTYSRGHSERVMRYAVRLGRALDLGLEELFQLRFAAVLHDVGKLGLAEDILGKDTPLDESDWVVVRRHPIVGEALVGVTEQMKPVAAIIRHHHERWDGEGYPNRLAGEDIPRLARILAIAEAYDAMTSERPFRHPLPAERAGVELEGNAGRQFDPEMVELFVELIRSRSS, from the coding sequence ATGGATCTAGCGGCACTGCTGCAGCGTTTCGCCGAGGCGGCGCGGGTGCAGCTCATCGTTCTCACCCGGGCCGGCTTGGAGCGGATCGGCCCCGCCGACCTGCTCTGTCCCTCCTATGATCCCAGCCCCGACGGTCCCTGTATGAACGCCCTGACCTCGCCCAAGGACCAGGTGGCCGACTGCGTCGGCGGCCGCCGCTTCATCACCCTCAAACCGCGGCTGCCCGGCTTGATCCAGTTGATCATCTGCCGGCCCGCCGGCGAGGTCGAGCAGTTGCAGACAACGGCGCAATTGCTGGAGCTCCAGCTGGAGCCCTTCACCGAGCTGGGCCTGGAGCTGCCCGGGCGCAATCCGCTCTCGGCCAACCTGCGCGGTTTTCTCGAGGATCTGGTGCTGCTGCGCGATCTCGAGGACAGCCTCGGCAGTCTGTTGCTGCCGGACGCCTACTTCACCACCCTGCTGGAGCAGACCCGCAGGCTGTTCGCCGCCGATGGGGCCGTAGCGCTGTGGAAGATGCTCGACGAGCGGATCCACGCCACGGTGGGGGGGTTGGAGCCCCCGGAGGATCTCGACGCTGGAGAGGCCTTCGACGCCCTGGGGCGTCTGCCGACCCGGCACACCCCGGTCAAGGAGATGGCCAACAAGCACCTGTTGCGCTTCGACGGCTTCTTCGGCCGACGCTACGGCAGCGGCGTTGGACTGCGCCTCGGCGGGCGGGTCTGCCTGTTCTACGTCTGGGATAACGAGGAGCTCGAACCCGCAATCATCCATCGCCTCGAGGTGCTCCAGCGCCGGCTGGTCGCCTTCACCGAGCGGGTCTATGAATACACGGGCCGGCTGTGGGCCGGTTTCACCACCCTGCTGTCGGTGATCAACGCCCTGGAAGCCCGCGACACCTACTCTCGCGGTCACTCCGAGCGGGTGATGCGCTACGCCGTGCGTCTGGGCCGCGCCCTGGATCTCGGCCTGGAGGAGCTGTTCCAGTTGCGCTTCGCCGCCGTGCTCCACGACGTGGGCAAGCTCGGTCTGGCCGAGGACATCCTGGGCAAGGACACCCCCCTCGATGAAAGCGACTGGGTCGTGGTGCGCCGCCATCCGATCGTCGGCGAGGCCCTGGTCGGCGTTACCGAGCAGATGAAGCCCGTGGCCGCCATCATCCGCCACCACCACGAGCGCTGGGACGGCGAGGGCTACCCCAACCGGCTGGCCGGCGAGGACATCCCCCGGCTGGCCCGCATCCTGGCCATCGCCGAGGCCTACGACGCGATGACCTCGGAGCGGCCCTTCCGCCATCCCCTGCCCGCCGAACGGGCCGGCGTCGAGCTCGAGGGCAACGCCGGACGGCAGTTCGATCCGGAGATGGTGGAGCTGTTCGTCGAGCTCATCCGCAGCCGGTCGAGTTGA